One window from the genome of Candidatus Chlorohelix allophototropha encodes:
- a CDS encoding LysR substrate-binding domain-containing protein: MNFHQLHLFFEVAQCGSFSRAAEKLSISQPAVSAQVREFEKELDLQLFERGSKVMHLTEAGKLLQRYAHQIFAQANELEHAIEDLKGLSIGRLTIAASTTVAECILPHALGLFKTAYPTIQLEMQISNSTKVVEWVCERHFDLGFIGDEIESNDLVIEPLCEDEIGVFVATNHPLASRKSITPEELAQQPFVARERGSATRLNSERALLDLGIKPKIAIELGGNEAVKRAVCSGLGVGMLSVFSLTPEIKAQMVKVITVEGLVCCRKFTAIYRRDKELTRAEKRLLEVVRESIKQI; the protein is encoded by the coding sequence TTGAACTTTCACCAGCTTCATCTATTTTTTGAGGTAGCACAATGCGGAAGCTTCTCCAGAGCAGCCGAAAAGCTATCAATCAGCCAGCCTGCTGTTTCAGCCCAAGTCAGGGAATTTGAAAAGGAGCTTGATCTCCAACTTTTTGAGCGGGGCAGCAAAGTCATGCATCTTACCGAAGCTGGTAAGCTCCTCCAACGCTACGCACACCAGATTTTTGCACAAGCCAATGAGCTTGAACATGCCATTGAAGATTTAAAAGGGTTGTCGATTGGGCGGCTCACCATTGCTGCCAGCACTACTGTGGCGGAATGTATCTTACCGCATGCATTAGGGCTATTCAAAACAGCTTATCCGACTATCCAGTTAGAAATGCAAATTTCCAACTCCACCAAGGTGGTAGAATGGGTTTGCGAACGACATTTTGACCTCGGTTTCATAGGAGATGAGATTGAGTCAAACGATTTGGTAATAGAACCTTTATGTGAGGATGAAATCGGAGTGTTTGTAGCAACCAATCACCCATTGGCAAGCCGCAAAAGCATTACCCCAGAAGAATTAGCACAACAACCCTTCGTAGCACGTGAGCGAGGCTCTGCCACTCGTCTGAATTCTGAAAGAGCGCTTCTAGACCTCGGTATCAAACCGAAAATAGCAATCGAACTGGGCGGTAATGAGGCTGTAAAACGGGCAGTTTGTAGCGGACTTGGTGTTGGTATGCTTTCTGTCTTTTCGCTTACCCCCGAAATAAAAGCCCAAATGGTGAAAGTAATCACGGTTGAAGGATTGGTGTGCTGTCGCAAATTTACTGCCATATATCGCCGTGACAAAGAACTTAC
- a CDS encoding ROK family protein: MNIVGVDLGGTKVRAVLADGTGKLLARTDRPTQADRGLDSVIDNIVSVINKVMSKSTPGEVLAIGIGAPGPLNPRTGVVFSPPNLPGWTDVPLRDLIEAKLGLPVYLGNDANLAALGEYTFGAGKEYRYLVYITVSTGIGGGIIEDGNIIHGSRGAAGEIGHMTIKLDGPVCNCGNIGCFEALASGTAIRKRALDLLNTNRPTLLRELSNNNLDSVNAVMVEKAAKLGDEAALELLYDTAIYLGVGITNILHLFNPEIVVIGGGVSQVGDLIFEPLRAEVNRRAMPAFRENVPIVPTDLGDDVGLYGTIALVLQNYEDAQRRKQQLAHLRRDGI, translated from the coding sequence ATGAATATAGTTGGTGTGGACTTAGGTGGAACTAAAGTAAGAGCAGTTCTGGCAGATGGAACCGGAAAACTATTGGCTAGAACTGACCGTCCAACACAAGCAGATAGAGGTCTGGATTCCGTTATTGATAATATCGTCTCAGTAATAAATAAAGTTATGAGCAAATCCACCCCCGGAGAAGTGCTAGCAATTGGAATCGGCGCACCGGGACCGCTAAACCCGCGCACCGGGGTAGTATTTTCACCTCCAAACCTACCAGGCTGGACAGATGTGCCTTTACGCGATTTAATCGAAGCCAAACTAGGTTTGCCAGTTTATCTCGGCAATGACGCAAATCTAGCGGCATTGGGCGAATATACCTTTGGCGCAGGTAAAGAATACCGCTATCTGGTATATATCACCGTCAGCACCGGAATTGGCGGTGGAATAATCGAAGATGGCAATATTATTCATGGGTCAAGGGGCGCTGCCGGAGAAATCGGGCATATGACCATCAAGCTCGATGGGCCTGTTTGCAATTGCGGGAATATTGGCTGTTTTGAAGCACTTGCCAGCGGTACAGCGATTCGCAAGCGCGCACTTGACCTACTTAACACCAATCGCCCGACTCTGTTACGAGAGTTATCCAATAACAATCTGGACTCGGTAAATGCCGTAATGGTGGAAAAAGCTGCCAAGCTGGGCGATGAAGCCGCACTTGAACTCTTGTACGACACAGCAATATATCTAGGAGTGGGTATCACCAACATATTACATCTGTTTAATCCTGAAATTGTGGTAATAGGAGGGGGCGTTTCGCAGGTGGGCGACCTTATATTCGAGCCATTACGCGCTGAAGTAAACAGACGAGCAATGCCCGCTTTCCGCGAAAACGTACCGATAGTACCCACCGATTTAGGAGATGATGTCGGTTTGTACGGTACGATTGCGCTAGTTCTGCAAAATTACGAGGACGCACAGAGGCGTAAACAGCAATTGGCGCACTTGCGGCGCGATGGAATCTAA
- a CDS encoding ArnT family glycosyltransferase — protein sequence MITITPPNSKFIKLALKLWEWVSTPGLWLLIGISAIYFLTSAFDFFISDGEVMYQTAREIVLRNRIDQPATPGLTQIIQGNDGLFYSKYGLGQPLLASLFFRFGKWLWFNFMREKWDEPIAHFAVTLLPLLATALTAWLVYLIARKLYRSVKISIGLALLYALGTSAWPYAHFFFSEPLFCLCTVLAAYALLQFKEASHSWQRYLWLIAAGLAFGYAILTRVSGIALLPAFALYLWLICKNRPRDFIKYGLVFGAAVFPSFALTAIFNQMRFGNPLSSGYEGEGFTTPIWEGLWGLLFSTGKSVFLYSPVLVAVPFAMRPFSKRFRPEAYFFGAIILITLVYYAAWWAWYGGFSWGPRFMVPVLPFAIIFLGALLENSRKWVAVLFVGLFPLAIFVQMLGVTVNFNTHLGNITHYLPGWDANYIFIPAYSPIRAHFELFWNPDNNVIRSLSLDQLGLTTRMAKVFGYGAILCFLISLFMVCYAYLRTNKRESSPRINNIAVNTSQVEAGSESSH from the coding sequence ATGATAACCATTACCCCACCAAACTCAAAATTTATAAAACTAGCGCTGAAGCTCTGGGAGTGGGTAAGTACCCCCGGTTTGTGGTTATTAATCGGCATTTCCGCGATTTATTTTCTGACCAGCGCGTTTGACTTTTTCATCAGCGATGGCGAGGTGATGTACCAGACCGCCCGTGAAATAGTCCTGCGAAATCGCATAGATCAACCCGCTACGCCCGGTCTTACTCAAATCATTCAGGGAAACGATGGTCTATTTTATAGTAAATATGGGTTGGGACAACCGCTGCTAGCTTCACTCTTTTTCCGCTTCGGCAAATGGCTCTGGTTCAACTTTATGCGCGAAAAATGGGATGAACCAATCGCGCATTTTGCAGTCACATTGCTGCCGCTACTGGCTACAGCATTAACGGCATGGTTGGTTTATCTTATCGCCCGAAAGCTGTATCGTTCGGTCAAAATTAGCATAGGTTTGGCGTTATTATACGCACTTGGTACGAGCGCGTGGCCTTATGCACATTTCTTTTTCAGTGAGCCGCTTTTCTGCTTATGTACTGTGTTAGCCGCATATGCTTTATTACAGTTCAAAGAAGCCAGCCATAGCTGGCAAAGATACCTGTGGCTAATAGCAGCCGGACTGGCTTTTGGTTACGCCATTTTGACCAGAGTTTCGGGAATTGCGCTACTGCCCGCTTTTGCTTTATACCTATGGCTTATTTGCAAAAACCGCCCACGCGATTTTATAAAGTACGGTCTGGTATTCGGAGCAGCAGTATTTCCTTCCTTTGCGCTTACTGCCATTTTTAACCAGATGCGTTTTGGCAACCCTCTTAGCAGCGGCTACGAGGGCGAAGGCTTTACTACGCCCATTTGGGAAGGGTTATGGGGGTTATTATTTAGCACCGGAAAAAGCGTGTTCCTCTATTCTCCGGTATTAGTAGCCGTACCTTTTGCGATGCGTCCGTTTTCAAAACGTTTTCGCCCGGAAGCTTACTTCTTCGGCGCAATAATCCTGATAACGCTGGTATATTATGCAGCATGGTGGGCGTGGTATGGCGGCTTTAGCTGGGGACCCCGCTTCATGGTGCCGGTACTGCCCTTTGCTATAATCTTTCTGGGTGCGCTGCTCGAAAACAGCCGTAAATGGGTAGCTGTTCTCTTTGTAGGTTTGTTTCCGCTAGCGATATTTGTGCAAATGTTGGGTGTTACGGTAAATTTCAATACACATCTGGGCAATATAACTCACTATCTTCCCGGTTGGGATGCCAATTATATTTTTATTCCGGCTTACTCGCCTATACGAGCACATTTTGAGCTATTCTGGAATCCTGATAACAACGTTATTCGCTCACTCTCATTAGATCAATTAGGCTTAACAACGCGCATGGCAAAAGTCTTCGGCTATGGGGCAATATTATGTTTTCTGATAAGCCTGTTTATGGTATGCTATGCCTACTTACGCACAAATAAACGTGAAAGTAGCCCGCGAATAAATAATATAGCTGTAAACACCTCGCAAGTTGAAGCAGGTAGCGAAAGTTCTCATTAG
- the polA gene encoding DNA polymerase I, translated as MSSQSNKPRLMLIDGFGLIFRAYHAVPPGLVTSRGELTNATFGFTSMLLEVLRREMPQYIVMAFDTGRTFRHDDYVEYKANRSEMPEDLRGQLARIREIVEALGISIHEAVGFEADDVIGTLARQAEMMGLEVLIITGDNDLLQLVNKHTHAALPGAGPKARFSEVRYFDVDKVKEKYTFSPEYIPDYKAITGDKSDNIPGIPGLGEVTARKLINLYGHLDNIYAHLAEIKPPKVQTALETFREQALKSKYLATIVTEVPIKLDLDMARAHQMDRDRVVNIFREVEFRSLLNHLPDAPAIVKASTKVSNKNEQLNLWDMPEVAPEAPETKPETESKYKLIRDSSALAKLVERVRQTSVLSFDTETTSEDPMRANLVGVSIAPTPDESYYIPIGHVKAVSSAVFELLPDQLEWEEVRPVLEELFNDSHIRKIAHHAKYDLAILQRHGMALERLDISFDTMLAAQIAGKTSSRLKDLAFEELGVEMTRIDALIGSGKNQTTMDRVPIETAGQYAAADADNTLKLVSVFEKDLSLNKLEKVFHEIEMPLIPVLTGMELVGVALDTARLGTLSTSLYQKISELEKNIFNEVGHQFNINSPDQLGKVLFEELGLQGGKKTATKKFSTDKKTLDTLRGAHAVVDLVLEYRQFGKLKSTYVDSLPLLLNLETGRVHTSFQQIGASSGRMSSNNPNLQNIPIRTEIGREVRRAFIADNISNKRLFGNDKAILVSADYSQIELRLLAHLTGDERLTSAFLANKDIHRATAADVFGIPEEQVTDDMRRVAKTVNFGIIYGLSAFGLTQQINITYQEAAAFIENYKAKYPSVWHYLESTPEEARKTGFVQTLFGRRRYMPELNAGNPILRKEAERAAINMPVQGTAADIVKIAMRRVWDALNSQKLRAKLLLQVHDELVFEAPESELPELAALVHTHMEAVEKDVQLSVPLKADLKYGLNWGEMEKYAL; from the coding sequence ATGAGCAGCCAGAGTAATAAACCCCGCTTGATGCTGATTGATGGCTTCGGCTTGATATTCAGAGCATATCACGCTGTACCACCCGGATTGGTAACTTCGCGCGGTGAACTAACCAATGCTACCTTCGGTTTCACTTCGATGTTACTGGAAGTGCTGAGACGCGAAATGCCTCAGTATATAGTGATGGCTTTCGATACCGGACGCACTTTCCGCCACGACGATTATGTGGAATATAAAGCAAACCGAAGCGAAATGCCGGAAGATTTGCGCGGTCAACTCGCCCGTATCCGTGAGATTGTCGAAGCGTTAGGTATTTCAATCCACGAAGCAGTAGGCTTTGAAGCGGACGATGTCATTGGTACTTTGGCGCGTCAGGCTGAAATGATGGGGTTGGAAGTTCTAATTATCACCGGAGATAACGACCTGTTGCAACTGGTCAACAAACATACGCACGCTGCTTTGCCGGGAGCAGGACCGAAAGCCCGTTTCAGTGAGGTGCGCTACTTTGACGTAGATAAGGTTAAGGAAAAATACACTTTTAGCCCGGAATATATACCGGACTATAAAGCCATCACCGGAGATAAAAGCGATAATATTCCGGGTATCCCCGGTTTGGGTGAAGTAACCGCTCGTAAGCTGATTAACCTATACGGGCATCTTGATAATATCTATGCACACTTGGCTGAGATAAAGCCGCCTAAAGTACAAACTGCGTTGGAGACATTTCGAGAACAGGCGCTAAAGAGCAAGTATTTAGCGACCATTGTTACCGAAGTACCGATAAAACTTGACCTTGACATGGCGCGAGCGCATCAGATGGATCGCGACCGGGTAGTTAACATTTTCCGTGAAGTCGAGTTTCGCAGTCTGCTAAACCACCTACCTGATGCTCCGGCTATTGTAAAAGCCAGCACGAAGGTTTCAAATAAGAATGAGCAGCTAAATCTCTGGGATATGCCTGAGGTTGCGCCTGAAGCGCCGGAAACTAAACCCGAAACAGAAAGCAAGTACAAACTAATCAGGGATAGCTCCGCACTGGCAAAGTTGGTAGAGCGGGTTAGGCAAACCAGTGTACTTTCCTTTGATACCGAAACCACCAGCGAAGACCCTATGCGGGCGAATCTAGTAGGCGTATCTATCGCGCCTACACCTGACGAAAGCTATTACATACCGATAGGACATGTAAAAGCGGTTTCTAGCGCGGTATTTGAATTGTTGCCCGATCAACTTGAATGGGAGGAAGTGCGCCCTGTTCTAGAAGAGCTTTTCAACGATAGCCACATCCGCAAGATTGCCCATCATGCCAAGTATGATTTGGCTATTTTGCAACGACATGGCATGGCGCTGGAAAGACTCGATATAAGTTTCGACACGATGCTGGCAGCGCAGATAGCCGGAAAAACCTCCTCGCGACTCAAAGACCTAGCGTTTGAAGAGTTAGGCGTGGAAATGACCCGCATTGATGCCCTAATCGGCAGTGGCAAGAACCAGACTACAATGGATCGAGTACCGATTGAGACAGCGGGGCAATACGCCGCCGCAGATGCCGATAACACCCTGAAATTGGTATCTGTTTTTGAAAAGGATTTGAGCCTAAACAAGCTGGAAAAAGTCTTTCACGAGATCGAGATGCCGCTGATTCCGGTGCTGACCGGAATGGAATTGGTGGGAGTTGCGCTGGATACCGCTCGTCTTGGTACGCTCTCCACCAGCCTTTACCAGAAAATTAGCGAATTGGAAAAGAATATATTCAACGAAGTAGGTCACCAGTTCAATATCAATTCGCCTGACCAACTTGGCAAGGTTTTATTTGAAGAATTGGGCTTGCAAGGTGGCAAGAAAACCGCTACTAAAAAGTTCTCAACCGATAAAAAAACGTTGGATACGCTGCGAGGCGCGCATGCTGTCGTGGATTTGGTGCTAGAGTATCGGCAATTCGGCAAGCTAAAATCAACCTACGTGGACAGCCTGCCTTTACTGCTAAATTTGGAAACCGGGCGGGTGCATACCTCTTTCCAGCAAATTGGGGCGAGTAGTGGACGCATGAGTAGCAACAACCCCAACCTGCAAAATATCCCGATTCGTACCGAAATTGGGCGAGAGGTGCGCCGCGCCTTCATTGCCGATAACATCAGCAATAAGCGACTGTTCGGCAACGACAAAGCTATTTTGGTTTCTGCCGATTACAGCCAAATCGAATTGCGTTTATTGGCGCATCTGACCGGAGATGAGCGTTTGACCAGCGCCTTCCTTGCCAACAAGGATATTCATCGCGCTACTGCCGCCGATGTTTTTGGAATACCGGAAGAACAGGTTACCGATGATATGCGACGGGTGGCAAAAACCGTCAACTTTGGCATAATCTACGGCTTGAGCGCGTTCGGACTCACTCAGCAAATTAATATCACTTACCAAGAAGCTGCCGCATTTATCGAGAATTACAAAGCGAAATATCCAAGCGTGTGGCATTATCTGGAAAGTACCCCCGAAGAGGCACGTAAAACCGGCTTTGTGCAAACCCTGTTCGGGCGGCGGCGCTATATGCCCGAATTAAACGCCGGAAACCCCATTTTGAGAAAAGAAGCCGAACGCGCCGCGATTAATATGCCGGTGCAGGGTACTGCTGCCGACATTGTTAAAATTGCGATGCGGCGTGTCTGGGACGCGCTGAACAGCCAAAAGCTGCGAGCTAAATTATTACTTCAAGTGCATGACGAATTGGTATTTGAAGCGCCCGAAAGTGAATTACCAGAGTTGGCGGCATTGGTTCACACGCACATGGAAGCGGTTGAGAAAGATGTGCAACTGAGTGTACCGCTCAAAGCCGATCTAAAATATGGCTTGAACTGGGGAGAGATGGAAAAATATGCCCTGTAA
- a CDS encoding dienelactone hydrolase family protein encodes MHEQEELITEEVKAGVYAAYLAHPKSGENLPSVLIIHEIFGLNENIRDIARRFAREGYVALAVDLYSKENVRQLCIFKTVAGMIISARKTAHMGALDEAANWLKNLPGVSPEKLGVIGFCMGGGYALAFAVSSKQLKAVSAFYGMNPRPLDSVAQACPVMASYGSKDQFFAKQGLKLEKKLKEFGIPHDVKVYEDANHAFFNDTWSNYNPEAAKDAWQRTLAFFSEHISNRKK; translated from the coding sequence ATGCACGAACAGGAAGAACTGATTACTGAAGAGGTAAAAGCTGGAGTTTATGCGGCTTATCTGGCGCACCCAAAAAGCGGCGAAAACCTACCCAGTGTTTTGATTATTCATGAGATTTTCGGCTTGAATGAAAACATTCGTGATATTGCCCGGCGCTTTGCCCGTGAGGGATATGTTGCGCTGGCAGTTGATTTGTACTCTAAAGAGAATGTACGGCAACTCTGCATTTTCAAAACGGTAGCAGGGATGATTATTAGCGCGCGTAAAACTGCCCATATGGGTGCACTGGATGAAGCAGCAAATTGGCTCAAAAACCTACCCGGTGTTAGCCCCGAAAAATTAGGAGTTATCGGTTTTTGCATGGGTGGGGGCTATGCGCTAGCTTTCGCCGTTAGTAGCAAGCAACTAAAGGCGGTAAGCGCCTTCTACGGTATGAACCCACGTCCGTTGGATTCGGTAGCACAAGCTTGCCCGGTGATGGCAAGTTATGGTAGCAAAGATCAGTTTTTCGCCAAACAGGGCTTGAAACTTGAAAAAAAATTGAAAGAGTTTGGCATACCGCATGATGTGAAGGTATATGAGGATGCCAATCACGCTTTCTTTAACGACACATGGAGCAATTACAACCCGGAAGCCGCCAAAGATGCTTGGCAACGTACCCTTGCATTTTTCAGTGAGCATATTTCAAATAGGAAAAAATAG
- a CDS encoding ABC-F family ATP-binding cassette domain-containing protein — MSVLNAYKLSKSYNIYPVFKDVTFQVNEGEKVALVGVNGAGKSTLLHIIAGQESADSGEIVTRRGFRIAYLPQEATFESEKTLYAEMLESFDSLRADQLEIASLEEQMTASTEHSGEQWEVLLERYGELTHRFEMGGGYDYEVQIEQVLTGLNFPRPMWQQAATRFSGGQKTRAALAKALLSTPDLLLLDEPTNHLDLKTLEWLENFLSSWNGTLIVISHDRYFLDRVVTRVLDLSFGVVEDYPGNYSKYLSLRADRIERRVAEYEAQQEHIAKTEDFIRRYKAGQRYRQARGRQKQLDRLARLARPKERDKLHIALQTELRSGRLVMATEELEIGYRDKQGAHSLFKAPDLEVQRAERIAIIGSNGSGKTTFLKNIMGETTPLNGLVELGTNVRVGYYAQSHEGLNFKNTVLEEILWAAPMSEGEARNYLGRFLFSGDDVFKKVSSLSGGERSRVSLAKLTLTKANFLILDEPTNHLDINAREALEELLSEYNGTILFVSHDRYFIDALATQVWAIEEGELNSYLGNYSDFQEWKARKRAELENKREQPKVVKTVTPAQNGKSSSDKEERQRLRKVTELEESIAKLEKRLNEISEELTTASSRQDLEAISRLSKEYETASAELDRLFKEWGVLAG, encoded by the coding sequence ATGTCAGTATTAAACGCATACAAACTTAGCAAATCCTACAATATTTATCCTGTCTTTAAAGACGTCACCTTTCAGGTTAACGAGGGCGAGAAAGTCGCGCTGGTTGGGGTGAACGGCGCAGGAAAAAGCACCCTTCTGCATATCATTGCCGGGCAGGAAAGTGCGGATTCCGGGGAGATCGTGACCCGGCGCGGGTTTCGCATTGCCTATCTTCCCCAAGAGGCCACCTTTGAAAGCGAAAAGACTCTATATGCCGAAATGCTGGAGTCTTTTGACTCTTTGCGTGCCGATCAGTTAGAGATAGCCAGCCTCGAAGAGCAGATGACTGCCAGTACCGAACATAGCGGAGAGCAATGGGAAGTTCTGCTGGAGCGCTATGGTGAATTGACGCATCGCTTTGAAATGGGCGGTGGTTACGATTATGAGGTACAGATTGAGCAGGTGCTAACCGGGCTGAATTTCCCGCGTCCGATGTGGCAACAAGCTGCCACTCGTTTCAGCGGTGGACAAAAAACCCGGGCAGCGTTGGCAAAAGCGCTACTCTCTACCCCCGATTTACTACTGCTGGATGAGCCTACTAACCATCTCGACCTTAAAACGTTGGAATGGCTGGAAAACTTCCTTTCTAGCTGGAACGGCACGCTCATTGTAATCAGCCACGACCGCTATTTTCTGGATAGGGTAGTCACGCGGGTATTAGACCTAAGCTTCGGAGTGGTTGAAGATTATCCCGGTAATTATAGCAAGTACCTTTCCTTGCGCGCCGACCGCATAGAACGGCGAGTGGCGGAATACGAGGCGCAGCAAGAGCATATTGCTAAAACCGAAGATTTTATCCGGCGCTACAAAGCCGGGCAGCGTTACCGACAAGCACGTGGGCGGCAAAAGCAATTGGATCGTTTGGCTCGATTAGCGCGTCCCAAAGAGCGAGACAAGTTGCATATTGCCTTGCAAACCGAGTTGCGCAGTGGACGTTTGGTGATGGCAACCGAAGAGCTTGAAATCGGTTATCGAGATAAGCAAGGCGCACATTCGCTGTTCAAAGCTCCAGACCTTGAGGTGCAAAGAGCGGAACGCATCGCTATTATCGGTTCTAACGGTAGCGGAAAAACCACTTTTCTGAAGAATATTATGGGTGAGACAACCCCGCTTAACGGGTTGGTGGAACTGGGAACTAACGTGCGGGTGGGCTATTACGCCCAATCGCACGAAGGCTTGAATTTCAAAAATACGGTGCTGGAAGAAATACTTTGGGCAGCGCCGATGAGTGAAGGCGAAGCACGAAATTATCTAGGGCGCTTTCTGTTCAGCGGTGATGACGTATTCAAGAAGGTTTCTTCTCTGTCGGGCGGTGAGCGCAGTCGGGTATCGTTGGCAAAATTAACGCTGACCAAAGCTAATTTCCTGATTCTTGATGAGCCAACCAACCATTTGGACATTAATGCGCGTGAGGCTCTAGAAGAGCTTTTGAGCGAATACAATGGCACGATCTTATTTGTTTCTCACGACCGTTACTTTATTGATGCGTTGGCAACTCAGGTTTGGGCTATTGAGGAAGGTGAACTCAACTCGTATCTGGGCAATTACAGCGATTTCCAAGAATGGAAAGCTCGCAAACGCGCGGAACTAGAAAATAAACGAGAGCAGCCAAAAGTGGTAAAAACCGTAACTCCTGCTCAAAACGGCAAATCTTCTAGTGATAAAGAAGAGCGGCAACGCCTACGCAAAGTCACAGAATTAGAAGAGTCGATAGCAAAACTGGAAAAACGGCTTAATGAAATCAGCGAGGAATTGACCACTGCCAGTTCTCGCCAAGATTTAGAGGCAATTTCGCGGCTGAGTAAGGAATACGAAACTGCCAGCGCGGAGCTTGATCGTCTTTTCAAAGAATGGGGCGTATTGGCAGGCTGA
- a CDS encoding enoyl-CoA hydratase/isomerase family protein: protein MAYQFVLFDRSEGVGLVTLNRPEQLNAFTLQMLEELLNVFKGMERDPEVRAIILTGAGKAFCGGEDFKARAQQETQAFESAPAPVAPPAYSYNPQPIVPPLPVTNPDYTPLNPGPPPSFQRSEPQDPFAPVYSQNPAPKAPETAVSTRPNSMHDLIRRSYSPLLLQIRRIRKPVIAAINGVAAGTGFGLALACDVRYASDNARFLEVSTRVGLMPGGGLAYLLPRLIGTSRAMELAFAGEEMTAGEARDLGLVSKVVTPESLLDEARKLALRLAKGPTRSIGLTKALMNESSQLSFEQALNMEAQLMEESSRTQDYREGLKAFLEKRAPNFKGS, encoded by the coding sequence ATGGCTTACCAGTTTGTATTATTCGATCGCAGCGAGGGTGTCGGGTTAGTGACTTTGAATCGCCCCGAACAGCTTAACGCCTTTACGCTCCAGATGCTGGAAGAGCTACTTAATGTGTTCAAAGGAATGGAACGCGACCCGGAAGTGCGCGCGATTATCCTCACAGGTGCAGGCAAGGCTTTTTGCGGCGGCGAGGATTTCAAGGCACGCGCCCAACAAGAAACGCAAGCGTTTGAATCTGCTCCTGCCCCTGTAGCTCCTCCCGCTTATTCCTATAATCCCCAACCAATAGTGCCTCCTTTGCCGGTAACGAATCCCGATTACACGCCGCTAAATCCGGGACCTCCACCGTCTTTTCAGCGCAGTGAGCCGCAAGACCCCTTTGCTCCTGTTTACAGCCAGAATCCTGCTCCAAAAGCTCCTGAAACTGCGGTTTCAACCCGTCCGAATTCAATGCATGATTTGATTCGCCGTTCTTATTCGCCGCTTTTACTACAAATCCGGCGCATCCGTAAGCCTGTAATCGCGGCGATTAATGGTGTGGCAGCCGGAACCGGTTTTGGTTTGGCATTAGCTTGCGATGTGCGCTATGCCAGCGATAACGCCCGTTTTCTGGAGGTTTCCACGCGCGTGGGTTTAATGCCCGGTGGGGGGTTAGCCTATCTCTTGCCGCGTCTTATCGGTACTAGTCGCGCGATGGAACTAGCTTTTGCAGGGGAAGAAATGACCGCAGGAGAGGCGCGCGATTTGGGATTAGTCAGTAAAGTAGTTACGCCCGAATCCTTGCTGGATGAAGCCCGTAAGTTGGCTTTGCGCCTTGCCAAAGGCCCGACTCGTTCGATTGGGCTGACAAAAGCCCTTATGAATGAGTCCTCACAACTGAGCTTTGAACAGGCGCTTAACATGGAAGCGCAATTGATGGAAGAATCATCTCGAACGCAGGATTACAGGGAAGGTTTAAAAGCATTTTTGGAAAAACGTGCGCCCAACTTCAAAGGAAGCTAA
- a CDS encoding response regulator transcription factor, which produces MSNINQDTRIKVLLVEDHAVVREGTAELLNRQPDMTVVGEAGDGQTAVEMALRLLPNVVLMDVGLPVLDGIAATRQIKAQRPTIAILALTAHDEDQYVFALLEAGAAGYLLKTVRSHELVEAVRAVNRGEAVLHPTVAKKVLGRFAIKNQPGSLGKSEPNQPTEHLTERELEVLKLAGRGLSNKEIADRLVLSPRTVQAHFANIFDKLEVGSRTEAVLQGLKRRILSLSDLDLEEGE; this is translated from the coding sequence ATGTCAAATATCAATCAAGATACAAGAATAAAGGTACTGCTGGTGGAAGACCATGCGGTGGTACGTGAAGGTACTGCCGAATTGCTCAACCGCCAACCAGACATGACCGTTGTAGGTGAAGCAGGTGACGGACAAACAGCCGTCGAAATGGCGTTACGGCTGTTACCCAATGTGGTATTGATGGATGTAGGTTTACCTGTGCTGGATGGAATTGCCGCTACTCGCCAGATCAAGGCGCAACGTCCTACAATTGCTATCCTAGCTCTTACCGCACATGATGAAGACCAGTATGTATTTGCTCTTCTGGAAGCGGGTGCGGCAGGTTACTTGCTCAAGACCGTACGAAGCCATGAGTTGGTGGAAGCAGTTAGGGCGGTGAATCGGGGCGAGGCGGTTTTACACCCTACGGTGGCGAAAAAAGTATTAGGACGCTTTGCAATCAAAAACCAACCGGGGTCACTAGGCAAATCCGAACCCAACCAACCAACCGAGCATTTGACCGAACGTGAACTGGAAGTTTTAAAGCTGGCGGGGCGAGGCTTGTCCAATAAAGAAATAGCCGATAGATTGGTTTTAAGCCCGCGTACAGTCCAAGCGCATTTTGCCAATATTTTCGACAAACTGGAAGTTGGCTCACGTACCGAAGCAGTTTTACAAGGTTTGAAAAGGCGTATATTAAGTCTGTCCGACCTTGATTTGGAAGAGGGAGAGTAG